A genome region from Streptomyces sp. S4.7 includes the following:
- a CDS encoding DUF5937 family protein translates to MAFQLHFGEHDLLRCRFALSPLWETQEAVRTLSRPERHGYHLPWLRRIRSAAAGIDLRRLWLLMPQAGHNPDFFCPPPESPVATFAEEIALVRSTPLDVARRDLTLTLAETPGAAESGPGREMLDDPAHAVREIAGLLEQVWQRLIEPDWPRLRALLEADIAYHSRRLAEVGFGRLLGELSPRLVWADSTLTVLGTRGDHDRVLGGRGLVLVPSVFTWPEIIGGHEPPWQPAVIYPARGIGGLWTEPADRTPETLARLLGRVRADVLCALDEPAGTTALAHRLGLAPSSVSAHLSVLRDAGLLTSRRQSHQVLYERTPLGIALAVS, encoded by the coding sequence GTGGCGTTCCAGTTGCACTTCGGCGAGCACGATCTGCTGCGCTGCCGGTTCGCCCTGTCGCCGCTCTGGGAGACGCAGGAGGCCGTACGCACCCTCTCGCGGCCCGAGCGGCACGGGTATCACCTGCCGTGGCTGCGGCGGATCAGGAGCGCCGCGGCCGGGATCGATCTGCGGCGGCTGTGGCTGTTGATGCCGCAGGCCGGACACAATCCCGACTTCTTCTGCCCGCCGCCCGAGAGCCCCGTCGCCACCTTCGCCGAGGAGATCGCGCTGGTTCGGTCGACGCCCCTCGATGTCGCCCGCCGGGATCTGACCCTCACGCTCGCCGAGACGCCCGGCGCCGCCGAGAGCGGTCCGGGGCGCGAGATGCTGGACGATCCCGCGCACGCGGTGCGGGAGATCGCCGGACTGCTGGAGCAGGTCTGGCAGCGGTTGATCGAGCCCGACTGGCCCCGTCTGCGCGCGCTGCTCGAAGCCGACATCGCCTATCACTCGCGGCGGCTCGCCGAGGTCGGATTCGGGCGGCTGCTGGGCGAGTTGAGCCCCCGGCTCGTGTGGGCCGACTCCACCCTCACCGTCCTCGGCACGCGCGGCGACCACGACCGGGTGCTCGGCGGACGCGGTCTCGTCCTCGTACCGAGCGTCTTCACCTGGCCCGAGATCATCGGCGGGCACGAGCCGCCCTGGCAGCCCGCCGTGATCTATCCGGCACGCGGCATCGGCGGCCTGTGGACGGAGCCGGCCGACCGTACGCCGGAGACCCTCGCCCGGCTGCTCGGCCGGGTCCGGGCCGATGTCCTGTGCGCGCTCGACGAGCCCGCCGGGACCACCGCGCTCGCGCACCGGCTGGGCCTCGCGCCGTCCTCCGTGTCCGCGCATCTGTCGGTGCTGCGCGACGCCGGCCTGCTGACGTCGCGGCGCCAGTCGCACCAGGTGCTGTACGAGCGGACACCGCTCGGGATCGCGCTGGCGGTGTCGTAA
- a CDS encoding MFS transporter, translated as MPTESARPSTPTPDGPQPPPAPDVPSVVSSIAGRVETRRPATGSAVAAGAGAPAPDGSEVPPAPGGAGAVSSSAGRADSARPAEVAPGYREVLWVREFRVVFAAHLLSLLGVVVTEISLTVLVYDLTGSPLLSALTFALGFLPYVFGGTLLAGVADRFPVRRVLVVCDLVCAGCVAVMVVPGTPVAGLLALRCAVAAVAPVFTGTRMAALTDILGEGDLYVLGRSLLRIVSQSALLVGFAVGGLLLAVVPPRGAIAITVVTFLCSAALLRFGTKDRPARLLEKDGGANLLRDSLDGARLVFADRRIRALTLLFWIPAMFVVAPEALMAPYADRIGVGPAALGLMMCAMPVGHIAAELVAGSALGPRSRSRIVLPSAALGLLPLLVYAVTPGIALAVVALALSGVGAVYVIGLDQWFVEAVPEELRGRAMTLMTAGLMTVQGLGMALAGLAAEFVPVHQVVAGAGAIGTLCSVLLVYEVRRTGGPRNPGVGADRDMTTR; from the coding sequence ATGCCGACCGAATCAGCCCGCCCGTCGACCCCCACGCCCGACGGGCCGCAGCCCCCGCCCGCGCCGGACGTGCCGAGTGTCGTGTCCTCGATCGCCGGACGTGTCGAGACCCGCCGCCCGGCCACCGGGTCGGCGGTGGCCGCCGGGGCGGGGGCACCCGCGCCCGACGGCTCGGAGGTCCCGCCCGCGCCGGGCGGCGCGGGCGCTGTGTCCTCAAGCGCCGGACGGGCCGATTCGGCCCGCCCGGCCGAGGTCGCGCCGGGGTATCGCGAGGTGTTGTGGGTACGGGAGTTCCGCGTCGTGTTTGCCGCGCATCTGCTGTCACTGCTCGGGGTCGTCGTCACCGAGATCTCCCTGACCGTCCTCGTCTACGACCTCACCGGATCACCCCTCCTCAGCGCCCTCACCTTCGCGCTCGGGTTTCTGCCCTACGTCTTCGGCGGGACGCTCCTCGCCGGGGTCGCCGACCGGTTTCCGGTGCGGCGGGTGCTCGTCGTGTGCGATCTCGTCTGCGCCGGGTGCGTCGCCGTGATGGTGGTGCCCGGGACGCCCGTCGCGGGGCTGCTCGCGCTGCGGTGCGCCGTCGCCGCCGTCGCGCCCGTGTTCACCGGGACCCGGATGGCGGCCCTCACCGACATCCTCGGGGAGGGCGACCTCTACGTCCTCGGCCGCTCCCTCCTGCGGATCGTGTCGCAGAGCGCGCTTCTCGTCGGGTTCGCCGTCGGCGGCCTCCTCCTCGCCGTCGTACCCCCGCGCGGGGCGATCGCGATCACCGTTGTCACCTTCCTCTGCTCGGCCGCGCTGCTGCGCTTCGGTACGAAGGACAGGCCGGCCCGCCTTCTCGAGAAGGACGGCGGCGCGAATCTGCTGCGGGACTCGCTCGACGGCGCCCGGCTGGTCTTCGCCGACCGGCGGATCCGCGCGCTGACGCTGCTCTTCTGGATTCCCGCGATGTTCGTCGTCGCGCCGGAGGCGCTGATGGCGCCGTACGCCGACCGGATCGGCGTCGGCCCCGCCGCACTCGGCCTGATGATGTGCGCGATGCCCGTCGGGCACATCGCGGCCGAACTCGTCGCGGGCTCCGCGCTCGGCCCCCGTTCGCGCTCACGGATCGTGCTCCCCTCCGCCGCCTTGGGGCTGCTGCCCCTGCTCGTGTACGCCGTCACGCCCGGTATCGCCCTGGCCGTGGTCGCCCTCGCCCTGTCCGGCGTCGGCGCCGTGTACGTGATCGGACTCGACCAGTGGTTCGTGGAGGCGGTCCCGGAGGAACTCCGGGGCCGGGCCATGACGCTGATGACCGCCGGGCTGATGACGGTGCAGGGCCTCGGCATGGCGCTGGCGGGTCTCGCCGCCGAGTTCGTGCCGGTGCACCAGGTCGTCGCCGGGGCCGGCGCGATCGGAACCCTCTGCTCGGTCCTTCTCGTGTACGAGGTCCGCCGAACGGGTGGACCCCGTAATCCGGGAGTAGGGGCAGACCGGGACATGACCACTCGGTAG
- a CDS encoding MarR family transcriptional regulator, which translates to MSKPLSLAFDPIARADELWQQRWGPVPSMGAITSIMRAHQILLAEVDAVVRPYGLTFARYEALVLLTFSKAGELTMSKIGERLMVHPTSVTNTVDRLVRAGLVDKRPNPNDGRGTLASITDRGREVVEVATRDLMEMEFGLGAYDAEECAEIFAILRPLRISAKDFEEN; encoded by the coding sequence GTGTCCAAGCCGCTCAGCCTTGCCTTCGATCCCATCGCCCGAGCCGACGAGCTCTGGCAGCAGCGCTGGGGCCCCGTGCCGTCGATGGGCGCCATCACGTCGATCATGCGGGCCCACCAGATCCTGCTCGCCGAGGTCGACGCGGTGGTCAGACCGTACGGGCTGACCTTCGCGCGGTACGAGGCACTGGTGCTGCTCACCTTCTCCAAGGCCGGTGAGCTGACCATGTCCAAGATCGGCGAGAGGCTGATGGTCCACCCGACGTCCGTCACGAACACGGTGGACCGGCTGGTCAGGGCCGGTCTGGTCGACAAGCGCCCCAACCCCAACGACGGCCGCGGCACCCTCGCCTCGATCACCGACAGGGGCCGCGAGGTGGTGGAGGTCGCGACCCGCGACCTGATGGAGATGGAGTTCGGCCTCGGGGCGTACGACGCGGAGGAGTGCGCCGAGATCTTCGCGATACTGCGCCCGCTGCGCATCTCGGCCAAGGACTTCGAGGAGAACTGA
- a CDS encoding DUF3817 domain-containing protein, which translates to MKQSILTRYRVMAYITAVWLLVFTVAIVLKYGFDTGDTMVISQIHGLLFIVYVVFAFDLGSKAKWSFGKLLWVLAAGCIPVASFFVEPKITREVQPLIVRDETAPVEA; encoded by the coding sequence ATGAAACAGAGCATCCTGACCCGCTACCGGGTCATGGCGTACATCACCGCCGTCTGGCTGCTGGTCTTCACCGTCGCCATCGTGCTGAAGTACGGCTTCGACACGGGCGACACCATGGTGATCTCCCAGATCCACGGTCTGCTCTTCATCGTCTACGTCGTCTTCGCCTTCGACCTTGGCTCCAAGGCCAAGTGGTCCTTCGGCAAGCTCCTGTGGGTGCTGGCCGCCGGCTGCATCCCGGTCGCCTCGTTCTTCGTCGAACCGAAGATCACCCGAGAGGTCCAGCCGCTGATCGTCCGGGACGAGACCGCCCCCGTCGAGGCCTAG